Part of the Tolypothrix sp. PCC 7910 genome, TGTATTGCTATTAAACTAAGAGGTTGACTAAATTTATGCCAGGAACAGAAATTCAACAAAGTCCAACATCATTGAATAGCCTTCCAGTGTTGTATACAAGAGATGCTGCTCAACCTATACAGTACAATCCTTTTCAAGAAATCACCCAATTATTCCAAACTCTCTTTGAAGAAGATACTTCATCGGTTTACCAAAAAGCTGGGGCGAAAACCTGGAAGATTGTTAAGCAAATAATTACTGTTGTTACCTTTTTATTTCTCTTATTGTGCGCCTTAATTATTTGGGTATGGGGTATTGGGTTTAAAAGCGGTCTTTATTTTCGGACTTGGATAGAGACGAAAAAACCAAGCATTGATGAACTGATAGTTGCGATTTTGAAAATTATTTTATGGCCTTTGGAACGTACATTTGAGTGGGCTAACTCATTCATTAAAGACCTGTTTGGCTGGGAAATTAAATTCGACGAGTTAAAATCAGAACCAACTTCAACTCCAGCAGGAGGTGAAGCGACTCCCTCATCTGCATCATCCCAGAGTTCACAACCCAGTTAAAGGTTATTTATTAATGTAGTTTCTCAACTTGGAAACACTGGCGTTATGTTACGGCTATGAAACTATTGCAAATTTAGAGATAATGGCAATTAGCCGTAACAACAATTCGCCAAAACCACAAATTCAATTTCGTAATTAATTACAAATTACGAATATTGTTATTTATGATGAAACTGGATTTGTAGCCTTTTCTGATTTTTTATTGGCAGAATTAGCAATCTCACCAATACCATAGCTCATAAAACCAATAATGAATGCCAAAAAGAAAGGGAAAGAGAGAAACCAAAACAATGATTCCAGCATAAAATACCTCACTGAAGTATAGATAAAATTTCAAATTGGATATTAGTTGAAGCTTCAGATCTGTCAACAGATACACCACTATTTTGTGATTGATATTTGAGTAGCTATTCTTTAGGATTCGTCTACACTTCCTCTTTTTTAGGTTCTTCCATTAATTGCGCTATTGGTTTTGCTTGTACTTCCTCTTGTTTAGGTTCTTCCTGTCTTTGAATTGGGGAATTTAGCGTATCTTCTTGGCGCTGAGCGATCGCCTGCGACGAAGTAGCCTGAGTGCTAGAGAAAAAATGACTTCCATGACTTCCTTGTTGTTTAAAGAAAGATTCATGGTTTTCTTGAGAAGGTGCTTTGTGGGAGTGTTGAAATTGGAAAGTTGCCATAATTAGGATGATTTTATTTAAGGTAAATGAGAATGTTGTAGTAGAGCGAAGTCTAGGTAAGTAAGTCAGTGGAAATAAACCAAACTATGTTAATGAACGTAAATAGGCTTGAAATCCTTACCAATGACTAATGACTAAGGACAAATGACAGCCTCAGCCAGTTATCTTTAATTTCGCCGACCTACTTAAGTGTGATGCTACACCTGAATATACTTCTTGTTAATCACCTTTTTCGCTTTCTTCATCAGAATTATTTTCCACAAGCGCGATCGCATCACTTGGCGAGAGTTTTTTTTCAATCACAGCCATAATACCTGGTAAATATTGGTCTATGGTGACGACGTTGGCATATACCAGGCGTTTGATCAAAGTTGAGGAGATGCGATCGCCTTCAACATCAATGCTAGTTTTGTACATAATTTCACCGCTACTAAAGTTGAGTTCAAAGTTACCAATGACGATACCGTTGTTGGCGTGGGTAATAAATTCTGCGATCGCTAATCTTTGCGCTTCTGGGGCGATAGTAGGACAAATAGAATAGAAAGCGAATTGTTGCGGCGATTCATTAGCTCTAGCGTAACAAAGCCATTGCCCGTTTTGCCCTTGGTAGCCCATTTGCAGAATTGGTTTACCTTGGATTTTGGTAAATGTCCAATCATCGTTGGTGAAAAACGCGATCGCGGCGTTGAGGATTGGGTGTTCATCAATTTGATTGCGATCGCTTGGTTGGAATAAGTTCGCAAAATCGCTGAAAATTTCTTGAAAAAAATTTTCAGCGGCTTTATTAAGTTCGGTTTCTGTAAGATTGGTGAGGAATTGACTCAGAGATTGGGTAAGTTCCTCTTCATTAATAGTTCCAGCCGCCAGTTTACTAGGATTCAGGGTTGCCCACAGAGTAGTGTAGCCTACTTCACCTTGATATGCAGAGAGCGCAAACTAGTTATCTAGGTTCACAAGGGGATGTTCTGGTTGGGTTTCGCTGAGTTGTTGTAGATACTCAAGCGCGGTTTCCGGAGTAGTGTTTTCCGGAATATCGAGTAAGCGATCGGGGTGCAGGGTAGCTTTCAAGGTAATCTCAGAGTTGGGGAAGAAGGTGACAGATTGATTGCACAACTCTGGTTTAAGATTCAAAAGAGAGTTTTTCTCTATTGTTTGATAAATTTCTAAAGGTATTTGGCAAGTTAAACAGCACTCAACCAGCTTGCTGTCTTGGTGGGTAAGTGAAAGAATAGCGTGGCTGAGGATGGAAGATGCGATCGCTATTGATGTTAAAGTCTCTTGTTCAAGCTGAGTTTGATCCTGCATGGATTAAATCTTCACTTACTTTACAGATGTTTTAACTCTAAAATCAAGCTGAGTATTGATTACAGTGCAAGAAATATATTTATTTATCTTAATAAGATTACATTTTATATATGTTGTTGATATTTAAAGTAATTATTTGGTTTTAAATTGTAAGCTTTAACATTTGAATATAACAACTTTTAAGAAAGGAAGGCTTAAGGAGAACTCAGTCAATTCCTATGAGAGCTAATTTGATAGAATAAATCTTTAAGCTGCTCTATATCGCTGTTTGAAAATGATTCTTGTTCTATAGCTTTTAATAAGTTATTTGTAGCCTGTATAAGCGCTGCTCGATAATCATTTAGTAGGATACAATATGAACCAACTTCTTGATTTCCTAATTTTGTTGTTTGAAAAAATTTTAACTCTACATTTTTACCTATTATTGAGCTAGTAAATTCATAGGGGCCATTCATAAAGCTATTTTCAATTGGATTGGTTTGCTTAAACAGGTTAATATACCCTTCAATCCACCAGTTTAAAACTATCACTGGAAAATCTAGCCAACTTCTTGATGGAAAAACCCATTCATTGATTGAGATATAAAACTGACTTAATAAATTTCCTTGTTTGGAAATTTCTTCGATAAAATTGTTACTTTTTGTATCTATACAGATTTTAAATTTAGTCATATCTTTTAAAAGATTGGATATGCAGTCTCGACTTGTTTAGTGACTTTATTTACCCAGAATTCAATAGTCCATCCGTCAAATTCTCCACGAACTTTAATACGATCACCTTGAGTTTTCAATTTCTTCATAATGTTTTGATACGCACCTTTAACAACTCTTTGTATTTGTTGTTTATTGAGTCCTGTGTAGATTGTATTATTACCACGCTGCTGCACAGGAGCCCCTTCCCAATGACCATCATAAATGTGCTGCCAATCGATTGTGACTTGGCTCAAAGATGGTAAATCTGCCGGACGTTTCCAATTTTTGCCTTTTCCGGCAGGGTTTATCTGACCTTCAATATGATAATAATCACCTGAATCCTGAACTAATTTTAGAGATGCTAACTTATATTTATCTTGAATTGCAGGAAGTTTTTGGCTAATACTTTCAGGTGTCGCTACATCTTCATCTTCTAGTCTATCAGCCTCTTGAATAGCTTGATCGAGGTTAGCTTGCTTTTGCTGCTCATTACGAGTATCAGATTTACCATCTTTATCTTTACCAATTCCAAATAGACTCTTGACTTTATCTACAATAAAATTCGCCAGTTTGGTAATTGCGCTCCAAACTTTATCCTGGATGCTCTTAATTGTCTTTTGAATTGGTTCTGCAACGTTACCTAAACCAATAAAGCGCGCTAAGAAGCCGAGAATTACTGGAATTGCCTTTGCCATTGATTGTTCTACAAAGTTGGCAGCAGTACCGATCGCACCAGCGGCGATGCTACCAATGGATTGAGTCACGGCTGTCACTAGCATGGCAATTTGCTGCGCCCGTTCCATGAAGAAGGCGACGGTGTTGTATACAGAAATAATTGCCTGAATTACGGCTCCCGCCGGATTGAACATACTAATCAACTTGGTAATGGCAGCTGTGACAATTCTGCTCTTCACCCAGTCTTGAATTGCACCAATTACCATGTCTTTGAGGGAACCTATAAATTCCACTAATTTCTCCCAAGCTGCTGCTAATCCTTTGGTGGCAATTGTTACTAAGAAATCAAAGACTTTCTCAATTCTGGCTACTGCTTTTTCACCTATCAAACCTAGCAGTACGCCACGCAAACGGGTATAAGTTGCACCCAATACTTGCAGTACTAGAGAGACAATGCTTTCCATGTCAAATTTTTGGGGTAAAGTAATTCCAGTACTGGCTAGCGCTCCAAATAGCCAGCCCATTAACCCCATTTTTAAGTGTGTTGTAATATTGCTAGAAAACTGCTGGAATCCTTGCTTAACTGCTTTAATCAGGTTTCCTGCAAAGCCAATGGGATTCTGAATAATTTGAGAAAAGACATTACCCGCTTGCTTGACTGCACCTATAATCGCACCAGCAAAGGGGCCTGCAAGTCTGAGTACGCCTTCAAACACGAATTCTAGTACTTTCTTGCCAACTGCGATCGCAAATTCTCCAATGCGTTTAATTGGCGGCCCGAAGATATTCTGAATCTTCTCAAAAGCCTTCAACGGACTAGTAATATCGTTGATGGAAAGCGCATTCAAGATTTGGCTAAAGAGTGCTTTAATTCCTTCCCAGGTAAGGTTGAGGCGTTTAATCTCTTGCTCTAACCAAGTAGTAGCGCGATCAATTGCGCCGGATTCTTGTAAGTTCTTAAAGGTTTCTTTGCCACCGGGAACTAGTTCTAGAAAACCACCAATAAAGTTGGTTGCATTGCGCTCTACCGGATCGCCTGTAACCGGATCTTTACCCAGAATCACTGTCAACAGTTTATAACCTGGAACTTTTCCTTTGACGAATTGACCGACAGGTTTAATAATTGCTTCTTTAATGAATTCTATGACTTTGCTAACCACAGACGCGGCAAAGTTCATAATCCGCTGCACAGTTGGGCCAAAGATACCGCGAATTTTGGCAAAAGCTCCCTCAAATCCATCCCAAACACTGACTTCATCCCAAGCGCGGCTAAACAGAGCTTTGATGCCATCCCAGGTAATATTAAGTTGTTGCACTTGGGCATTCAACCAAGCAAAAGCGCGATCCAGAACACCTGTTTCTTGCAGGGTTTTAAATATCAAATCTCCACCGGGAACTAGACCCATCAAACCACGCACGAGATTAACAGCACTGCGTTCAACGGGTCTGTTATTAATGGGGTTACGTCCCATTAGCACCGTTAACAATGTGAAGCCGGGAATATTGGCGGCTTTATCTGCCACCCAATTGAGAATCGTATCCAGTCCCAACCTCTGCACCTGGGGAGGCACAGTACTAATGGCTAATGGTTGGCGCTGGGCGTAACTTGGCTCAGTAGCTAAAGACGCTCCCGATTTAGCATTGAATGTATTTTCCAGCGCCACAGTTTGGTGTGGCTGTACTGTCGCGGGAGATGCGGCAGGCGGAGGTTGTTGCTGAACTGTATGAGTTAATTCATGGGCTAACAGCCATTTACCCTGACTACTTTGGGGGTCATAGCGTCCGGCATTAAAGAAGATATCTTTTTTAATAGTGAAAGCCTCAGCATTCAATTCCCTAGCAGCTTTGTTAGCATTGGCATCTTTGTGAATGCGTACATCTCCCAAGTTATAGCCAAAACGTGGCTCAAAGAATCCCCTAGTAGAGTCGTCTAGGGGTTGCCCATTGCCACGCATGGCTTGAATATCTCCCTCTAAGTTAGGGCTAACTTCTGGGGTTGCACCTGCGCTTTCTTGGGCTTGTACCTGTTCATCCTGTTGTTCTTCTGTTGCTTGCCGTTGCAACATCTGAGCGTTTTCGTCTGGATTCTCCTGTGGTTGTCGCTGCACCAATGGTGTAATAGCAACTAGAGGCTTCATTTGAGCAGTTTCTTCTTTCCTTTCTTCCGGTAAGCTTTGCACAGGTGAATCGGGCATTCGCATCACGGTATCTGCGACGCGATTCGCTTCTTGTTCGTAAACATCATTGGCTTTACCAACCGTCAGTCTTGCTTGAATGATTTGGGTGACGGCGCGGTTGCCTAGTTGTCGCTGCAATTGCAAAAGCGGATGTTCCCTATGGGCTTGCACCTGATTGTTTTCACTTTCAAACGCAGGTATGCGCTGCACTGTCGATGTTTCTGGCTCCTCCAATTCTTCTTTTTGCAGTTCTTGGGTTTCACTGCTGGCATTGAGTTGCACCGCTGGCGGCGAGGATGCCTTTGGTTGAAAAAAATGTGTAGATTGCGCCCTTTCTGCCCCAAAGAATGCCCGTTCCGATGTCGCCCCAAAAAAAGGCTTCTCTGATTCGGCTATTTGTTGATGGTGAGTGCTTTTTTGGGTTTCGCTGGTTTTCATGGCTTATCCCTTGTGCAGAAGAGTAGGAGCAGGGTGCATCAGACACACAGCTTTGAATATTGGTTTGTGGATATTTTAGTATTTCTAGAATTGCCATCCCACAATTTTGAGTGTATTTGCTGCGGCTCCAGGTTGGGTTATAACTTGTTGTGCGTTGACGGGTGGGGCCCATGCTCCCATGCCTCCTATTGCAGGTATAAAGCCAGGTGGCAAATGTGCAATATTCCAAAATGCTACATTTACCAAACCTCCTCCGCCTAATGGTACACCTATACCAGCGCCAAATGGATTCCATGCTGGGGGAACTGCTACAGTAGTTTGATTCGACATGGAACGAATGGTGTAATTTTGCCACGGTGTCCATAGCGGTGCAACACCTGGTACTGGAGGCATGGCTTGAGGAAGTTGATTCCGCCATGAGCATTGATAATTGACATCTGGTTGCCAAGAGTTAAGGGCAGGCCCTACAGGTTGAGCAACTATGTCGTACTCAACATATCCTGCGTTTGCTAGCTGGTAATTCCCGCCTGGTTGATTATAAAGTAAACGTTTTACACGCTGTTCAACAACCCACAACTGTTCCATATTCGCGTCGTGTGTTATTGGGGCTAAGTTGCTGGTAATTCCTAAACCGCCTAAGTTGGCGTTAAGCAAATGCCCTTGTACCCAGTTAATACCTGGGTAATTTGCACCCAGACTTGCCATTAAAGCTGCTGGAATCAATCCCCCTACTCCTGAACCCTGAATTGGATCGTTTAGATCTAGTTCAGCGTGTACGCTCCGACCGACCTGTGCCTGAGCATTAATTGCAGGGAAATGCCCAACACCAGCAGGGCCGGCAGCAGGATCGTGATAGCCGAAATTTTGTGGAGTGTCGTATTCGATATGTGTCCTTTTTTGAATTACGCTCTTACTCACTGCTGTTTGTACTGGTTTGCTCCACGACTTTATTAACCCTTGTTCTTGTTGGTTAAATTGAGCTAATTGACTTACCTTCGCCGTGAGGTTTGGTTTCCTCTGGACTGCTTTATTCCCCATCACATCAGCTTCGCGTTCCAAGCCTGCATCATCATTAATTGCCACACCTTTAGCCTGCAATGTAGGTTTCACCCTTCCCTGCTTTTGCTGTACCACGTGCCACGCTTCATGGGGTAAGTGCTTTTCCTGCCCTGGTGCGACATGGATATCTGTTCCCTGGGTATATGCTAATGCTTGTACTTGGGCTGGTTTAGCTGAATTGTAGTGGACTTTGACATCTTCCATTGAGATACCGGATAGGTTTTCAATCCCGGTTTTGAGGTGATTGGGTAGTCTGGTGTTGTTTGGTTGCTGCACTTCGGAAGGGGTAACTGCTGCAGACTGGGTACCATCCCCTTTTGCCTGCATCGGCTTCTCTTCATCCTGTGCCTGTTGTTGCACGGGTTCTTTGTCTTGCAGTTCGCTTCCCATATCAGCTTGGCGTTGCAAAAGGGCTGCATTGTTGGGATTTACTTCACTCTCAAACGCTGGCATCCTCTGCACTATTGGCGTTGCTGGTTGTGACTGGCGGTTTTCTGTGGTGAAGAATGTTGTAGCTTGGGACTTGTCTGTGGCAAAGAATACCCGATCCGCCGCTGCTGTGAAAAAAGGTTTTTGCGATCGCACTTCTACTTGATGATTTGTACTTTTTTTAGTTTTGCGGGGTGTCATAGGGTTATCCTTGTGCAGAAAAGTAGGCGTTTTGGGCTGTTTTCTTGGCTAATGCCATTCCACAATCAAAAGTTCTTCCATCCAGGGCAATTTCACCATACTCAGTCCCCAAGGTAAGCGACTCAGTAAGATATCTATTGACTGTTGCTCTACCTGAAGCTTCCAATTACCATCACTACTCCGAGTAAGTTTGCCTTCGCGTTGTAAGAAGCCTTGCCGCAGTCCATCAGGGCTGGCACTTTTCAGCGCTTGCCAATAATTGATTACGGTTTGCAAGAGGTTTTCTACTTCCATGAGGGCAGCCTCGGGTAATTCGATGTTACGGTTTACAGGTTCGTTGAGCAACCAACCACAAAGTAATTTAGGCAGTACCAATTCGTATTCAGGGGCATCGGTTTGCCGAGTTGCCAAGTAATGCAGTAGGTAAATCGCTGTTTGCTGCGCTGACTCATCTGCAAAAGCATCACCATCTAATAGCCCAACTGCATTGAAATAGTTCCGTAAAAATGGATGTAACAGCACCAATCCGGCTTGGTTAACAAACAATCCGGCTGTCTCCTCTGCTGGAGATAAGGTTTGGGCTGCTTGAAGGTTTTGCGATCGCGTATTCAAATCAGCCGATGTAGAAGTTAGCACTTGGTTGAGTGCTTCTGGAGATAAGGCGTTTGTCGGTGTGGTTTGAGCTGCTTTGAAGTTTTGCGATCGCGTATTCAAATTAACCGATGTAGAAATCAGCGCTTGGTTAAGTGCTGTCTGCCACAAAGATTTTTCGGTAATCGGCAATGCTTCAATAATATCACGTAGGTATTGGCTAAGGATCTGACTAGGAATTTCCTGTAATTCTGGGGATGTTTGTAAAAGTTGGACTAACCAATTGCGGCTCCAAGTGTCAACTGGCAAAGGTCTTAATGGTATATTATCTAACTGAATTTCTGTTAACAGCAATAGCCAAGCTTGCCGTTCTAATTGCTGGCAGGTGTCATCGCTGAGAGTTAAAGACTGCATCAATTCTCTTGCTTGCTCCAGTAAGGTGCGCCAAATTGTCCAAGCTGGCTGTAACTTTAATATCAACTGATGCCGCAACCCTTCTGGCAATTGAGCAATTAATCGCTGCCGCGCTGCTGGGTTATTTTTCAGTAATTCCCGCAAATTTATCTCTAAAAAAGTTTCATTTTGAATTATGGCTTCCCAGCGTGTCAGCAAATCAACAGAAGAATGCCCTGGGGGTAGATGACCAAACTTTAAAAAGTACAGCAAAACTTCCCCATCGGTAATTGGGCGATCGCCAGTCTGCTCTGCTGATAAATTTAGGTTTTCAGATGTTAAATTTAATACTTGCGAAAGTGCATTTAGCCACAGAGATTTTTCGCTAATGGGCAGTGTTTCAATACTGCTGCGTAGTTTTTGTTGAGCGATCGCATCAACTTTCCCAGTTTCCATTAGTTGAGTTAGCCAGTTAAGACTCCAAGTATCAGATGGCAAAGGTCTTGCCGATGGTTGCTGTGGGCTAATTTCGCTCAAAATTAGTAGCCAAGCTTGCCTGTCCAGATGGCGGATGGCGCTGCTATTGAGTTCTAGGGATTGTATCAACTGCTGCGCTTGGGTGAGCAGGGTAGGCCAGATTGTCCAAGCGGGTTGGAGTTGTAATATCA contains:
- a CDS encoding DUF4157 domain-containing protein, translated to MTPRKTKKSTNHQVEVRSQKPFFTAAADRVFFATDKSQATTFFTTENRQSQPATPIVQRMPAFESEVNPNNAALLQRQADMGSELQDKEPVQQQAQDEEKPMQAKGDGTQSAAVTPSEVQQPNNTRLPNHLKTGIENLSGISMEDVKVHYNSAKPAQVQALAYTQGTDIHVAPGQEKHLPHEAWHVVQQKQGRVKPTLQAKGVAINDDAGLEREADVMGNKAVQRKPNLTAKVSQLAQFNQQEQGLIKSWSKPVQTAVSKSVIQKRTHIEYDTPQNFGYHDPAAGPAGVGHFPAINAQAQVGRSVHAELDLNDPIQGSGVGGLIPAALMASLGANYPGINWVQGHLLNANLGGLGITSNLAPITHDANMEQLWVVEQRVKRLLYNQPGGNYQLANAGYVEYDIVAQPVGPALNSWQPDVNYQCSWRNQLPQAMPPVPGVAPLWTPWQNYTIRSMSNQTTVAVPPAWNPFGAGIGVPLGGGGLVNVAFWNIAHLPPGFIPAIGGMGAWAPPVNAQQVITQPGAAANTLKIVGWQF
- a CDS encoding contractile injection system tape measure protein, with the translated sequence MSQQRHIIAKTVLELDTGSLADVSSLQEDVSRLLQQQIAPKIERLFDQLVGGDRIIRLDQVVVEVGSVNRQFLADEFGNKLLAVLEQNLRDRLANRLIANTDTEIITRDRPGADWEVLLYFLQFGRLPWWVTSGDWEAWFSRWLAVMQTETAWCLPLQELLATNQAVRQRLVEQLPESFRQQMILQLQPAWTIWPTLLTQAQQLIQSLELNSSAIRHLDRQAWLLILSEISPQQPSARPLPSDTWSLNWLTQLMETGKVDAIAQQKLRSSIETLPISEKSLWLNALSQVLNLTSENLNLSAEQTGDRPITDGEVLLYFLKFGHLPPGHSSVDLLTRWEAIIQNETFLEINLRELLKNNPAARQRLIAQLPEGLRHQLILKLQPAWTIWRTLLEQARELMQSLTLSDDTCQQLERQAWLLLLTEIQLDNIPLRPLPVDTWSRNWLVQLLQTSPELQEIPSQILSQYLRDIIEALPITEKSLWQTALNQALISTSVNLNTRSQNFKAAQTTPTNALSPEALNQVLTSTSADLNTRSQNLQAAQTLSPAEETAGLFVNQAGLVLLHPFLRNYFNAVGLLDGDAFADESAQQTAIYLLHYLATRQTDAPEYELVLPKLLCGWLLNEPVNRNIELPEAALMEVENLLQTVINYWQALKSASPDGLRQGFLQREGKLTRSSDGNWKLQVEQQSIDILLSRLPWGLSMVKLPWMEELLIVEWH
- a CDS encoding YbjN domain-containing protein gives rise to the protein MGYQGQNGQWLCYARANESPQQFAFYSICPTIAPEAQRLAIAEFITHANNGIVIGNFELNFSSGEIMYKTSIDVEGDRISSTLIKRLVYANVVTIDQYLPGIMAVIEKKLSPSDAIALVENNSDEESEKGD
- a CDS encoding DUF4157 domain-containing protein, whose protein sequence is MKTSETQKSTHHQQIAESEKPFFGATSERAFFGAERAQSTHFFQPKASSPPAVQLNASSETQELQKEELEEPETSTVQRIPAFESENNQVQAHREHPLLQLQRQLGNRAVTQIIQARLTVGKANDVYEQEANRVADTVMRMPDSPVQSLPEERKEETAQMKPLVAITPLVQRQPQENPDENAQMLQRQATEEQQDEQVQAQESAGATPEVSPNLEGDIQAMRGNGQPLDDSTRGFFEPRFGYNLGDVRIHKDANANKAARELNAEAFTIKKDIFFNAGRYDPQSSQGKWLLAHELTHTVQQQPPPAASPATVQPHQTVALENTFNAKSGASLATEPSYAQRQPLAISTVPPQVQRLGLDTILNWVADKAANIPGFTLLTVLMGRNPINNRPVERSAVNLVRGLMGLVPGGDLIFKTLQETGVLDRAFAWLNAQVQQLNITWDGIKALFSRAWDEVSVWDGFEGAFAKIRGIFGPTVQRIMNFAASVVSKVIEFIKEAIIKPVGQFVKGKVPGYKLLTVILGKDPVTGDPVERNATNFIGGFLELVPGGKETFKNLQESGAIDRATTWLEQEIKRLNLTWEGIKALFSQILNALSINDITSPLKAFEKIQNIFGPPIKRIGEFAIAVGKKVLEFVFEGVLRLAGPFAGAIIGAVKQAGNVFSQIIQNPIGFAGNLIKAVKQGFQQFSSNITTHLKMGLMGWLFGALASTGITLPQKFDMESIVSLVLQVLGATYTRLRGVLLGLIGEKAVARIEKVFDFLVTIATKGLAAAWEKLVEFIGSLKDMVIGAIQDWVKSRIVTAAITKLISMFNPAGAVIQAIISVYNTVAFFMERAQQIAMLVTAVTQSIGSIAAGAIGTAANFVEQSMAKAIPVILGFLARFIGLGNVAEPIQKTIKSIQDKVWSAITKLANFIVDKVKSLFGIGKDKDGKSDTRNEQQKQANLDQAIQEADRLEDEDVATPESISQKLPAIQDKYKLASLKLVQDSGDYYHIEGQINPAGKGKNWKRPADLPSLSQVTIDWQHIYDGHWEGAPVQQRGNNTIYTGLNKQQIQRVVKGAYQNIMKKLKTQGDRIKVRGEFDGWTIEFWVNKVTKQVETAYPIF